A genomic window from Cupriavidus basilensis includes:
- a CDS encoding protein-L-isoaspartate(D-aspartate) O-methyltransferase: MSSVPRRPKFPLSLDAVVERKPAPARTAGMPAVGGARGAAMAAKSRAAKAPAAPTPAASAVQARASAATAGGGGMASERARGALAARLRAAGIRDDRVLDAIATIPRHLFVEPGLSSQAYEDAALPIGHQQTISKPSVVARMIELLRDGLGADEPLERVLEIGTGCGYQAAVLSLVAREVFSIERIRPLHEQAKANLRPLRVPNLRLHYGDGMLGLPQAAPFSSIILAAAGMEVPQALLEQLAIGGRLIAPVAVPPSAGGPGQTVTQQLLLIERRNRHRFHRTALEAVFFVPLKSGTI, translated from the coding sequence ATGAGTTCCGTCCCGCGTCGCCCAAAATTTCCCCTGTCGCTGGACGCGGTGGTCGAGCGCAAGCCCGCGCCGGCGCGTACCGCTGGCATGCCTGCCGTGGGCGGCGCGCGCGGCGCGGCGATGGCCGCCAAATCGCGCGCGGCCAAGGCGCCTGCTGCGCCCACCCCGGCAGCGAGCGCCGTGCAGGCGCGCGCCAGTGCCGCCACGGCGGGCGGTGGCGGCATGGCCTCGGAACGCGCGCGTGGCGCGCTGGCGGCGCGGCTGCGCGCGGCCGGCATCCGCGACGACCGCGTGCTCGACGCGATTGCCACCATCCCGCGCCACCTGTTTGTCGAGCCCGGCCTGTCGTCGCAGGCGTATGAAGATGCGGCGTTGCCGATCGGCCACCAGCAGACCATCTCCAAACCGTCGGTGGTGGCTCGCATGATCGAGCTGCTGCGCGATGGGCTCGGCGCGGATGAGCCGCTGGAGCGTGTGCTGGAAATCGGCACCGGCTGCGGCTATCAGGCGGCCGTGCTGAGCCTGGTGGCGCGGGAAGTGTTCTCCATCGAGCGGATTCGTCCGCTGCACGAACAAGCCAAGGCGAACTTGCGGCCGCTGCGGGTGCCAAACCTGCGCCTGCATTATGGCGATGGCATGCTGGGTTTACCCCAGGCTGCGCCGTTTTCGTCGATTATCCTGGCGGCAGCCGGCATGGAGGTGCCTCAGGCATTGCTGGAGCAGCTTGCCATCGGCGGGCGGCTGATCGCGCCAGTGGCGGTGCCTCCCTCCGCCGGCGGGCCAGGGCAGACCGTCACGCAGCAATTATTGTTGATCGAGCGGCGTAACCGGCATCGATTTCACCGGACCGCGCTTGAAGCCGTTTTCTTTGTGCCATTAAAATCGGGCACTATCTGA
- the surE gene encoding 5'/3'-nucleotidase SurE: MHILLANDDGYLAPGLAALHAALAPLARITVIAPEQNHSGASNSLTLQRPLSIYEAREGVQKGFRFVNGTPTDCVHIALTGLLDEKPDLVVSGINQGQNMGEDVLYSGTVAAAIEGFLLGIPSIAFSQVDKGWTHLDAAARVARDIVERYIARPSAEPFLLNVNIPSLPFEHLKGYRATRLGKRHPSQPVITQVNPRGDTNYWIGPAGDARDASEGTDFHATGEGFVSLTPLQLDLTHRGQLEQINQWLA; encoded by the coding sequence ATGCATATCCTCCTCGCAAACGATGACGGTTACCTGGCGCCGGGGCTAGCCGCGCTACATGCCGCGCTGGCGCCGCTGGCGCGCATCACGGTGATTGCACCCGAGCAAAATCACAGCGGTGCTTCCAACTCGCTGACCTTGCAGCGGCCACTGTCCATCTATGAAGCCCGGGAGGGCGTGCAGAAAGGGTTCCGCTTCGTCAACGGCACGCCGACCGATTGCGTGCATATCGCGCTGACCGGCCTGCTGGACGAGAAACCCGACCTGGTGGTGTCCGGCATCAACCAGGGCCAGAACATGGGCGAGGACGTACTGTATTCCGGTACCGTCGCCGCCGCCATCGAGGGCTTCCTGCTCGGCATTCCCTCAATCGCCTTTTCGCAGGTGGACAAGGGCTGGACCCATCTTGACGCCGCCGCGCGCGTGGCACGCGACATCGTCGAGCGCTATATCGCCAGGCCCTCGGCCGAGCCGTTCCTGCTCAACGTCAATATTCCCAGCCTGCCGTTTGAACACCTCAAAGGCTACCGTGCCACCCGGCTCGGCAAGCGCCATCCGTCCCAGCCGGTGATCACGCAGGTCAACCCGCGCGGCGATACCAACTATTGGATCGGCCCCGCCGGCGACGCGCGCGATGCGAGCGAGGGCACGGATTTCCATGCCACGGGCGAAGGCTTCGTGTCGCTGACCCCTTTGCAGCTGGACCTGACTCATCGCGGGCAGCTCGAGCAGATCAACCAGTGGCTGGCATAA
- a CDS encoding NADPH:quinone oxidoreductase family protein: MKAVLCKAWGPPDSLVLETLPDLVPGAGEVVIDVKAAGVNFPDVLIIQNKYQAKPQLPFSPGSELAGVVNAVGEGVTHVKPGDNVIAYLGNGAFASQAKAPAAAVVPMPPGIDFETAAAFTLTYGTSHHAVIDRGELKAGQTMLVLGAAGGVGLAAIEIGKAIGARVIAAASTDEKLAVCKDHGADALINYSTEDLRERVKALTDGRGPDVIYDPVGGIYAEPAFRSIGWRGRYLVVGFANGEIPKLPLNLALLKGASLVGVFWGDFARREPKANQANMAQMLGWMKEGKIRPHISARYPLEQAPQALKDMEARKVTGKIVIVP, from the coding sequence ATGAAAGCCGTACTTTGCAAAGCCTGGGGCCCGCCTGATTCGCTGGTGCTCGAAACCCTGCCTGACCTGGTGCCCGGCGCGGGCGAAGTCGTCATCGACGTGAAGGCGGCTGGCGTGAATTTCCCCGACGTCCTCATCATCCAGAACAAATACCAGGCCAAGCCGCAACTGCCCTTCTCACCCGGCTCGGAACTGGCCGGCGTGGTCAACGCGGTGGGCGAGGGCGTGACGCACGTCAAACCCGGCGACAATGTCATCGCCTACCTGGGCAACGGCGCGTTCGCCTCGCAGGCCAAGGCCCCCGCTGCCGCCGTGGTGCCGATGCCGCCGGGCATCGACTTCGAGACCGCCGCGGCCTTCACCCTCACCTACGGCACCTCGCACCACGCGGTGATCGACCGCGGTGAGCTCAAGGCGGGCCAGACCATGCTGGTACTCGGCGCTGCTGGCGGCGTGGGCCTGGCGGCCATCGAAATCGGCAAGGCCATCGGCGCGCGCGTGATCGCTGCCGCCTCCACCGACGAAAAGCTCGCGGTCTGCAAGGACCATGGCGCCGATGCGCTGATCAACTACAGCACCGAAGACCTGCGCGAACGCGTGAAGGCGCTGACCGATGGCCGCGGCCCCGACGTGATCTATGACCCGGTCGGCGGCATCTACGCTGAGCCGGCTTTCCGCTCGATCGGCTGGCGCGGCCGCTACCTGGTGGTGGGCTTCGCCAATGGCGAAATCCCCAAGCTCCCGCTGAACCTGGCGCTGCTCAAGGGGGCCTCGCTGGTGGGCGTGTTCTGGGGTGACTTCGCGCGGCGCGAGCCCAAGGCCAACCAAGCCAACATGGCGCAGATGCTGGGCTGGATGAAGGAGGGCAAGATCCGCCCGCATATCTCCGCGCGCTACCCGCTGGAGCAGGCGCCGCAAGCCCTGAAGGA